In Pyrus communis chromosome 1, drPyrComm1.1, whole genome shotgun sequence, the following are encoded in one genomic region:
- the LOC137742125 gene encoding protein KAKU4-like isoform X4 produces the protein MDATATTSRSRRALDSRSGGKIVRPRRSAGARTPYDRPRLVNPAPPENPNWFSRLIYSPTRKIASGAGKIISSVFGPDSSSSSSSSSEDGADDDDEDISTKEDDGLNKRNGTSEEIKFLGKEPPSTLGKSDNKHVIEQLLIRETFSREECDRLIKIIKSRVVGFTNAEDAENTRPDVEPPAMEAKKWLSEKRLGSTSKPVLDHGTHTLSSLMFPQGGEHKGGSPVDVAKVYMRARPSWASPSIKHGELRSPSSIGMQHFDEETPYSTGGNSAPTSKLKRDAPASGSWNIQEEIRRVRSKATEELLRSLPSTRIDWSASALEKRSVLGSLPGGQREDDVGDELHICKNAVGSNLNLSLGITASNGSDVSEKTQYGLQKEDLPLPMPLLWMARNALEEMFSSGQRLEASEYIKTAPCDAGGGDFDGHKDTSWSEQQNPVVGGTIQVPDSKLHNATCSMTEVTASRSAYTANGFPSSVAGLSAQLNTAENSVLNGESNPVSSSHEIAATDLTLDDIREFLNEPTVEVTNKNENDIGGTKENDGAYLNEATVEVHELIENYIDVTKDNDFVASGSQNSYSMPDDLSQELTQPSPVAKTDAVVEKQKGKRLTRYNRRGRSRGK, from the exons ATGGACGCCACCGCTACCACTTCCAGATCTCGCCGAGCCCTAGACTCCCGATCTGGCGGGAAAATTGTCCGTCCTCGACGGTCCGCCGGTGCCAGGACTCCCTACGACCGCCCTAGGTTGGTCAATCCCGCACCACCCGAAAACCCTAATTGGTTCTCCAGGCTCATCTACTCGCCTACTCGTAAGATTGCCAGCGGTGCCGGGAAGATTATTTCCTCCGTCTTTGGTCCTGactcttcctcatcttcttcttcctcctcag AGGATGGggctgatgatgatgatgaagatatCTCAACTAAGGAAGATGATGGATTGAATAAG AGGAATGGGACATCAGAAGAGATCAAGTTCCTTGGAAAGGAGCCCCCATCAACACTAGGGAAGAGCGACAACAAGCATGTAATTGAACAACTGCTTATCCGGGAGACCTTCTCGAG GGAAGAATGTGATAGATTAATAAAGATTATTAAATCAAGAGTCGTAGGTTTTACAAATGCTGAAGATGCAGAGAATACGAGACCAG ATGTAGAGCCTCCTGCTATGGAGGCAAAAAAATGGTTGAGCGAGAAGAGATTGGGATCAACTTCAAAGCCAGTTTTGGATCATGGGACCCACACCTTGAGCTCTCTCATGTTTCCTCAA GGTGGTGAACACAAAGGTGGTTCACCAGTGGATGTGGCCAAAGTGTATATGCGGGCACGTCCTTCATGGGCATCTCCTTCTATTAAGCATGGAGAACTGAGATCTCCGTCATCAATAGGGATGCAACATTTCGACGAAGAAACCCCGTATTCAACTGGTGGCAATTCTGCGCCTACATCCAAG CTGAAAAGGGACGCCCCGGCTAGTGGGTCGTGGAATATTCAGGAGGAAATACGAAGAGTGCGATCTAAGGCAACTGAAGAATTGCTGAGGTCCCTACCTTCTACCAGAATTGATTGGTCCGCATCTGCTTTAGAAAAAAGAAGTGTCTTGGGCTCTTTGCCAGGTGGCCAACGAGAAGATGATGTGGGAGATGAACTTCACATTTGTAAAAATGCCGTAGGTTCGAATTTGAACTTGTCCTTAGGAATAACTGCATCCAATGGCTCTGACG TTTCGGAGAAGACACAGTATGGATTGCAGAAAGAAGATTTGCCACTTCCG ATGCCGCTTCTATGGATGGCAAGG AATGCCTTAGAGGAGATGTTTAGCTCTGGACAACGACTCGAGGCATCTGAATATATCAAGACTGCTCCATG TGATGCTGGTGGTGGTGATTTTGATGGACACAAGGACACAAGTTGGTCTGAACAACAAAATCCAGTGGTCGGAGGAACCATACAAG TTCCAGATTCAAAATTACACAATGCAACATGCTCGATGACAGAAGTGACTGCATCAAGAAGTGCTTATACCGCAAATGGTTTCCCTTCTTCAGTAGCTGG TTTGTCTGCACAGTTGAATACAGCAGAAAACTCCGTGCTCAACGGGGAAAGTAATCCAGTCAGCTCAAGTCATGAGATCGCTGCTACAGATCTCACTTTAGATGACATCCGTGAGTTTTTGAATGAACCTACTGTCGAGGTCACCAACAAAAACGAAAATGATATTGGTGGCACAAAGGAAAACGATGGCGCGTATTTGAATGAAGCTACTGTTGAGGTCCATGAACTGATTGAAAATTATATCGATGTCACAAAGGACAATGATTTTGTTGCCAGTGGCTCCCAAAACAGCTATAGCATGCCCGATGACTTATCACAGGAGCTGACCCAGCCAAGCCCGGTAGCCAAGACTGATGCTGTTGTGGAGAAGCAGAAGGGAAAGAGACTGACCAGATACAACAGGAGAGGCCGGTCGCGGGGCAAATAA
- the LOC137742125 gene encoding protein KAKU4-like isoform X3, giving the protein MDATATTSRSRRALDSRSGGKIVRPRRSAGARTPYDRPRLVNPAPPENPNWFSRLIYSPTRKIASGAGKIISSVFGPDSSSSSSSSSEDGADDDDEDISTKEDDGLNKRNGTSEEIKFLGKEPPSTLGKSDNKHVIEQLLIRETFSREECDRLIKIIKSRVVGFTNAEDAENTRPDVEPPAMEAKKWLSEKRLGSTSKPVLDHGTHTLSSLMFPQGGEHKGGSPVDVAKVYMRARPSWASPSIKHGELRSPSSIGMQHFDEETPYSTGGNSAPTSKLKRDAPASGSWNIQEEIRRVRSKATEELLRSLPSTRIDWSASALEKRSVLGSLPGGQREDDVGDELHICKNAVGSNLNLSLGITASNGSDVSEKTQYGLQKEDLPLPDSDAASMDGKGTQNALEEMFSSGQRLEASEYIKTAPCDAGGGDFDGHKDTSWSEQQNPVVGGTIQVPDSKLHNATCSMTEVTASRSAYTANGFPSSVAGLSAQLNTAENSVLNGESNPVSSSHEIAATDLTLDDIREFLNEPTVEVTNKNENDIGGTKENDGAYLNEATVEVHELIENYIDVTKDNDFVASGSQNSYSMPDDLSQELTQPSPVAKTDAVVEKQKGKRLTRYNRRGRSRGK; this is encoded by the exons ATGGACGCCACCGCTACCACTTCCAGATCTCGCCGAGCCCTAGACTCCCGATCTGGCGGGAAAATTGTCCGTCCTCGACGGTCCGCCGGTGCCAGGACTCCCTACGACCGCCCTAGGTTGGTCAATCCCGCACCACCCGAAAACCCTAATTGGTTCTCCAGGCTCATCTACTCGCCTACTCGTAAGATTGCCAGCGGTGCCGGGAAGATTATTTCCTCCGTCTTTGGTCCTGactcttcctcatcttcttcttcctcctcag AGGATGGggctgatgatgatgatgaagatatCTCAACTAAGGAAGATGATGGATTGAATAAG AGGAATGGGACATCAGAAGAGATCAAGTTCCTTGGAAAGGAGCCCCCATCAACACTAGGGAAGAGCGACAACAAGCATGTAATTGAACAACTGCTTATCCGGGAGACCTTCTCGAG GGAAGAATGTGATAGATTAATAAAGATTATTAAATCAAGAGTCGTAGGTTTTACAAATGCTGAAGATGCAGAGAATACGAGACCAG ATGTAGAGCCTCCTGCTATGGAGGCAAAAAAATGGTTGAGCGAGAAGAGATTGGGATCAACTTCAAAGCCAGTTTTGGATCATGGGACCCACACCTTGAGCTCTCTCATGTTTCCTCAA GGTGGTGAACACAAAGGTGGTTCACCAGTGGATGTGGCCAAAGTGTATATGCGGGCACGTCCTTCATGGGCATCTCCTTCTATTAAGCATGGAGAACTGAGATCTCCGTCATCAATAGGGATGCAACATTTCGACGAAGAAACCCCGTATTCAACTGGTGGCAATTCTGCGCCTACATCCAAG CTGAAAAGGGACGCCCCGGCTAGTGGGTCGTGGAATATTCAGGAGGAAATACGAAGAGTGCGATCTAAGGCAACTGAAGAATTGCTGAGGTCCCTACCTTCTACCAGAATTGATTGGTCCGCATCTGCTTTAGAAAAAAGAAGTGTCTTGGGCTCTTTGCCAGGTGGCCAACGAGAAGATGATGTGGGAGATGAACTTCACATTTGTAAAAATGCCGTAGGTTCGAATTTGAACTTGTCCTTAGGAATAACTGCATCCAATGGCTCTGACG TTTCGGAGAAGACACAGTATGGATTGCAGAAAGAAGATTTGCCACTTCCG GATTCAGATGCCGCTTCTATGGATGGCAAGG GTACTCAGAATGCCTTAGAGGAGATGTTTAGCTCTGGACAACGACTCGAGGCATCTGAATATATCAAGACTGCTCCATG TGATGCTGGTGGTGGTGATTTTGATGGACACAAGGACACAAGTTGGTCTGAACAACAAAATCCAGTGGTCGGAGGAACCATACAAG TTCCAGATTCAAAATTACACAATGCAACATGCTCGATGACAGAAGTGACTGCATCAAGAAGTGCTTATACCGCAAATGGTTTCCCTTCTTCAGTAGCTGG TTTGTCTGCACAGTTGAATACAGCAGAAAACTCCGTGCTCAACGGGGAAAGTAATCCAGTCAGCTCAAGTCATGAGATCGCTGCTACAGATCTCACTTTAGATGACATCCGTGAGTTTTTGAATGAACCTACTGTCGAGGTCACCAACAAAAACGAAAATGATATTGGTGGCACAAAGGAAAACGATGGCGCGTATTTGAATGAAGCTACTGTTGAGGTCCATGAACTGATTGAAAATTATATCGATGTCACAAAGGACAATGATTTTGTTGCCAGTGGCTCCCAAAACAGCTATAGCATGCCCGATGACTTATCACAGGAGCTGACCCAGCCAAGCCCGGTAGCCAAGACTGATGCTGTTGTGGAGAAGCAGAAGGGAAAGAGACTGACCAGATACAACAGGAGAGGCCGGTCGCGGGGCAAATAA
- the LOC137742125 gene encoding protein KAKU4-like isoform X7, giving the protein MDATATTSRSRRALDSRSGGKIVRPRRSAGARTPYDRPRLVNPAPPENPNWFSRLIYSPTRKIASGAGKIISSVFGPDSSSSSSSSSEDGADDDDEDISTKEDDGLNKRNGTSEEIKFLGKEPPSTLGKSDNKHVIEQLLIRETFSREECDRLIKIIKSRVVGFTNAEDAENTRPDVEPPAMEAKKWLSEKRLGSTSKPVLDHGTHTLSSLMFPQGGEHKGGSPVDVAKVYMRARPSWASPSIKHGELRSPSSIGMQHFDEETPYSTGGNSAPTSKLKRDAPASGSWNIQEEIRRVRSKATEELLRSLPSTRIDWSASALEKRSVLGSLPGGQREDDVGDELHICKNAVVSEKTQYGLQKEDLPLPMPLLWMARNALEEMFSSGQRLEASEYIKTAPCDAGGGDFDGHKDTSWSEQQNPVVGGTIQVPDSKLHNATCSMTEVTASRSAYTANGFPSSVAGLSAQLNTAENSVLNGESNPVSSSHEIAATDLTLDDIREFLNEPTVEVTNKNENDIGGTKENDGAYLNEATVEVHELIENYIDVTKDNDFVASGSQNSYSMPDDLSQELTQPSPVAKTDAVVEKQKGKRLTRYNRRGRSRGK; this is encoded by the exons ATGGACGCCACCGCTACCACTTCCAGATCTCGCCGAGCCCTAGACTCCCGATCTGGCGGGAAAATTGTCCGTCCTCGACGGTCCGCCGGTGCCAGGACTCCCTACGACCGCCCTAGGTTGGTCAATCCCGCACCACCCGAAAACCCTAATTGGTTCTCCAGGCTCATCTACTCGCCTACTCGTAAGATTGCCAGCGGTGCCGGGAAGATTATTTCCTCCGTCTTTGGTCCTGactcttcctcatcttcttcttcctcctcag AGGATGGggctgatgatgatgatgaagatatCTCAACTAAGGAAGATGATGGATTGAATAAG AGGAATGGGACATCAGAAGAGATCAAGTTCCTTGGAAAGGAGCCCCCATCAACACTAGGGAAGAGCGACAACAAGCATGTAATTGAACAACTGCTTATCCGGGAGACCTTCTCGAG GGAAGAATGTGATAGATTAATAAAGATTATTAAATCAAGAGTCGTAGGTTTTACAAATGCTGAAGATGCAGAGAATACGAGACCAG ATGTAGAGCCTCCTGCTATGGAGGCAAAAAAATGGTTGAGCGAGAAGAGATTGGGATCAACTTCAAAGCCAGTTTTGGATCATGGGACCCACACCTTGAGCTCTCTCATGTTTCCTCAA GGTGGTGAACACAAAGGTGGTTCACCAGTGGATGTGGCCAAAGTGTATATGCGGGCACGTCCTTCATGGGCATCTCCTTCTATTAAGCATGGAGAACTGAGATCTCCGTCATCAATAGGGATGCAACATTTCGACGAAGAAACCCCGTATTCAACTGGTGGCAATTCTGCGCCTACATCCAAG CTGAAAAGGGACGCCCCGGCTAGTGGGTCGTGGAATATTCAGGAGGAAATACGAAGAGTGCGATCTAAGGCAACTGAAGAATTGCTGAGGTCCCTACCTTCTACCAGAATTGATTGGTCCGCATCTGCTTTAGAAAAAAGAAGTGTCTTGGGCTCTTTGCCAGGTGGCCAACGAGAAGATGATGTGGGAGATGAACTTCACATTTGTAAAAATGCCGTAG TTTCGGAGAAGACACAGTATGGATTGCAGAAAGAAGATTTGCCACTTCCG ATGCCGCTTCTATGGATGGCAAGG AATGCCTTAGAGGAGATGTTTAGCTCTGGACAACGACTCGAGGCATCTGAATATATCAAGACTGCTCCATG TGATGCTGGTGGTGGTGATTTTGATGGACACAAGGACACAAGTTGGTCTGAACAACAAAATCCAGTGGTCGGAGGAACCATACAAG TTCCAGATTCAAAATTACACAATGCAACATGCTCGATGACAGAAGTGACTGCATCAAGAAGTGCTTATACCGCAAATGGTTTCCCTTCTTCAGTAGCTGG TTTGTCTGCACAGTTGAATACAGCAGAAAACTCCGTGCTCAACGGGGAAAGTAATCCAGTCAGCTCAAGTCATGAGATCGCTGCTACAGATCTCACTTTAGATGACATCCGTGAGTTTTTGAATGAACCTACTGTCGAGGTCACCAACAAAAACGAAAATGATATTGGTGGCACAAAGGAAAACGATGGCGCGTATTTGAATGAAGCTACTGTTGAGGTCCATGAACTGATTGAAAATTATATCGATGTCACAAAGGACAATGATTTTGTTGCCAGTGGCTCCCAAAACAGCTATAGCATGCCCGATGACTTATCACAGGAGCTGACCCAGCCAAGCCCGGTAGCCAAGACTGATGCTGTTGTGGAGAAGCAGAAGGGAAAGAGACTGACCAGATACAACAGGAGAGGCCGGTCGCGGGGCAAATAA
- the LOC137742125 gene encoding protein KAKU4-like isoform X2, whose product MDATATTSRSRRALDSRSGGKIVRPRRSAGARTPYDRPRLVNPAPPENPNWFSRLIYSPTRKIASGAGKIISSVFGPDSSSSSSSSSEDGADDDDEDISTKEDDGLNKRNGTSEEIKFLGKEPPSTLGKSDNKHVIEQLLIRETFSREECDRLIKIIKSRVVGFTNAEDAENTRPDVEPPAMEAKKWLSEKRLGSTSKPVLDHGTHTLSSLMFPQGGEHKGGSPVDVAKVYMRARPSWASPSIKHGELRSPSSIGMQHFDEETPYSTGGNSAPTSKLKRDAPASGSWNIQEEIRRVRSKATEELLRSLPSTRIDWSASALEKRSVLGSLPGGQREDDVGDELHICKNAVGSNLNLSLGITASNGSDVSEKTQYGLQKEDLPLPDSDAASMDGKGDASCTQNALEEMFSSGQRLEASEYIKTAPCDAGGGDFDGHKDTSWSEQQNPVVGGTIQDSKLHNATCSMTEVTASRSAYTANGFPSSVAGLSAQLNTAENSVLNGESNPVSSSHEIAATDLTLDDIREFLNEPTVEVTNKNENDIGGTKENDGAYLNEATVEVHELIENYIDVTKDNDFVASGSQNSYSMPDDLSQELTQPSPVAKTDAVVEKQKGKRLTRYNRRGRSRGK is encoded by the exons ATGGACGCCACCGCTACCACTTCCAGATCTCGCCGAGCCCTAGACTCCCGATCTGGCGGGAAAATTGTCCGTCCTCGACGGTCCGCCGGTGCCAGGACTCCCTACGACCGCCCTAGGTTGGTCAATCCCGCACCACCCGAAAACCCTAATTGGTTCTCCAGGCTCATCTACTCGCCTACTCGTAAGATTGCCAGCGGTGCCGGGAAGATTATTTCCTCCGTCTTTGGTCCTGactcttcctcatcttcttcttcctcctcag AGGATGGggctgatgatgatgatgaagatatCTCAACTAAGGAAGATGATGGATTGAATAAG AGGAATGGGACATCAGAAGAGATCAAGTTCCTTGGAAAGGAGCCCCCATCAACACTAGGGAAGAGCGACAACAAGCATGTAATTGAACAACTGCTTATCCGGGAGACCTTCTCGAG GGAAGAATGTGATAGATTAATAAAGATTATTAAATCAAGAGTCGTAGGTTTTACAAATGCTGAAGATGCAGAGAATACGAGACCAG ATGTAGAGCCTCCTGCTATGGAGGCAAAAAAATGGTTGAGCGAGAAGAGATTGGGATCAACTTCAAAGCCAGTTTTGGATCATGGGACCCACACCTTGAGCTCTCTCATGTTTCCTCAA GGTGGTGAACACAAAGGTGGTTCACCAGTGGATGTGGCCAAAGTGTATATGCGGGCACGTCCTTCATGGGCATCTCCTTCTATTAAGCATGGAGAACTGAGATCTCCGTCATCAATAGGGATGCAACATTTCGACGAAGAAACCCCGTATTCAACTGGTGGCAATTCTGCGCCTACATCCAAG CTGAAAAGGGACGCCCCGGCTAGTGGGTCGTGGAATATTCAGGAGGAAATACGAAGAGTGCGATCTAAGGCAACTGAAGAATTGCTGAGGTCCCTACCTTCTACCAGAATTGATTGGTCCGCATCTGCTTTAGAAAAAAGAAGTGTCTTGGGCTCTTTGCCAGGTGGCCAACGAGAAGATGATGTGGGAGATGAACTTCACATTTGTAAAAATGCCGTAGGTTCGAATTTGAACTTGTCCTTAGGAATAACTGCATCCAATGGCTCTGACG TTTCGGAGAAGACACAGTATGGATTGCAGAAAGAAGATTTGCCACTTCCG GATTCAGATGCCGCTTCTATGGATGGCAAGGGTGATGCTTCTT GTACTCAGAATGCCTTAGAGGAGATGTTTAGCTCTGGACAACGACTCGAGGCATCTGAATATATCAAGACTGCTCCATG TGATGCTGGTGGTGGTGATTTTGATGGACACAAGGACACAAGTTGGTCTGAACAACAAAATCCAGTGGTCGGAGGAACCATACAAG ATTCAAAATTACACAATGCAACATGCTCGATGACAGAAGTGACTGCATCAAGAAGTGCTTATACCGCAAATGGTTTCCCTTCTTCAGTAGCTGG TTTGTCTGCACAGTTGAATACAGCAGAAAACTCCGTGCTCAACGGGGAAAGTAATCCAGTCAGCTCAAGTCATGAGATCGCTGCTACAGATCTCACTTTAGATGACATCCGTGAGTTTTTGAATGAACCTACTGTCGAGGTCACCAACAAAAACGAAAATGATATTGGTGGCACAAAGGAAAACGATGGCGCGTATTTGAATGAAGCTACTGTTGAGGTCCATGAACTGATTGAAAATTATATCGATGTCACAAAGGACAATGATTTTGTTGCCAGTGGCTCCCAAAACAGCTATAGCATGCCCGATGACTTATCACAGGAGCTGACCCAGCCAAGCCCGGTAGCCAAGACTGATGCTGTTGTGGAGAAGCAGAAGGGAAAGAGACTGACCAGATACAACAGGAGAGGCCGGTCGCGGGGCAAATAA
- the LOC137742125 gene encoding protein KAKU4-like isoform X6 — MDATATTSRSRRALDSRSGGKIVRPRRSAGARTPYDRPRLVNPAPPENPNWFSRLIYSPTRKIASGAGKIISSVFGPDSSSSSSSSSEDGADDDDEDISTKEDDGLNKRNGTSEEIKFLGKEPPSTLGKSDNKHVIEQLLIRETFSREECDRLIKIIKSRVVGFTNAEDAENTRPDVEPPAMEAKKWLSEKRLGSTSKPVLDHGTHTLSSLMFPQGGEHKGGSPVDVAKVYMRARPSWASPSIKHGELRSPSSIGMQHFDEETPYSTGGNSAPTSKLKRDAPASGSWNIQEEIRRVRSKATEELLRSLPSTRIDWSASALEKRSVLGSLPGGQREDDVGDELHICKNAVVSEKTQYGLQKEDLPLPDSDAASMDGKGTQNALEEMFSSGQRLEASEYIKTAPCDAGGGDFDGHKDTSWSEQQNPVVGGTIQVPDSKLHNATCSMTEVTASRSAYTANGFPSSVAGLSAQLNTAENSVLNGESNPVSSSHEIAATDLTLDDIREFLNEPTVEVTNKNENDIGGTKENDGAYLNEATVEVHELIENYIDVTKDNDFVASGSQNSYSMPDDLSQELTQPSPVAKTDAVVEKQKGKRLTRYNRRGRSRGK, encoded by the exons ATGGACGCCACCGCTACCACTTCCAGATCTCGCCGAGCCCTAGACTCCCGATCTGGCGGGAAAATTGTCCGTCCTCGACGGTCCGCCGGTGCCAGGACTCCCTACGACCGCCCTAGGTTGGTCAATCCCGCACCACCCGAAAACCCTAATTGGTTCTCCAGGCTCATCTACTCGCCTACTCGTAAGATTGCCAGCGGTGCCGGGAAGATTATTTCCTCCGTCTTTGGTCCTGactcttcctcatcttcttcttcctcctcag AGGATGGggctgatgatgatgatgaagatatCTCAACTAAGGAAGATGATGGATTGAATAAG AGGAATGGGACATCAGAAGAGATCAAGTTCCTTGGAAAGGAGCCCCCATCAACACTAGGGAAGAGCGACAACAAGCATGTAATTGAACAACTGCTTATCCGGGAGACCTTCTCGAG GGAAGAATGTGATAGATTAATAAAGATTATTAAATCAAGAGTCGTAGGTTTTACAAATGCTGAAGATGCAGAGAATACGAGACCAG ATGTAGAGCCTCCTGCTATGGAGGCAAAAAAATGGTTGAGCGAGAAGAGATTGGGATCAACTTCAAAGCCAGTTTTGGATCATGGGACCCACACCTTGAGCTCTCTCATGTTTCCTCAA GGTGGTGAACACAAAGGTGGTTCACCAGTGGATGTGGCCAAAGTGTATATGCGGGCACGTCCTTCATGGGCATCTCCTTCTATTAAGCATGGAGAACTGAGATCTCCGTCATCAATAGGGATGCAACATTTCGACGAAGAAACCCCGTATTCAACTGGTGGCAATTCTGCGCCTACATCCAAG CTGAAAAGGGACGCCCCGGCTAGTGGGTCGTGGAATATTCAGGAGGAAATACGAAGAGTGCGATCTAAGGCAACTGAAGAATTGCTGAGGTCCCTACCTTCTACCAGAATTGATTGGTCCGCATCTGCTTTAGAAAAAAGAAGTGTCTTGGGCTCTTTGCCAGGTGGCCAACGAGAAGATGATGTGGGAGATGAACTTCACATTTGTAAAAATGCCGTAG TTTCGGAGAAGACACAGTATGGATTGCAGAAAGAAGATTTGCCACTTCCG GATTCAGATGCCGCTTCTATGGATGGCAAGG GTACTCAGAATGCCTTAGAGGAGATGTTTAGCTCTGGACAACGACTCGAGGCATCTGAATATATCAAGACTGCTCCATG TGATGCTGGTGGTGGTGATTTTGATGGACACAAGGACACAAGTTGGTCTGAACAACAAAATCCAGTGGTCGGAGGAACCATACAAG TTCCAGATTCAAAATTACACAATGCAACATGCTCGATGACAGAAGTGACTGCATCAAGAAGTGCTTATACCGCAAATGGTTTCCCTTCTTCAGTAGCTGG TTTGTCTGCACAGTTGAATACAGCAGAAAACTCCGTGCTCAACGGGGAAAGTAATCCAGTCAGCTCAAGTCATGAGATCGCTGCTACAGATCTCACTTTAGATGACATCCGTGAGTTTTTGAATGAACCTACTGTCGAGGTCACCAACAAAAACGAAAATGATATTGGTGGCACAAAGGAAAACGATGGCGCGTATTTGAATGAAGCTACTGTTGAGGTCCATGAACTGATTGAAAATTATATCGATGTCACAAAGGACAATGATTTTGTTGCCAGTGGCTCCCAAAACAGCTATAGCATGCCCGATGACTTATCACAGGAGCTGACCCAGCCAAGCCCGGTAGCCAAGACTGATGCTGTTGTGGAGAAGCAGAAGGGAAAGAGACTGACCAGATACAACAGGAGAGGCCGGTCGCGGGGCAAATAA